The stretch of DNA GGTGCGGGACCTGGGGGTGGACCCCGCGCAGGTGAACGTGACGGGCGGGGCGATTGCGCTGGGGCACCCCATCGGGGCGTCGGGTGCCCGGGTGCTCGTGACGCTGGTCCACGCCCTGCGGCGCTCGGGCCAGGAGACGGGGGTCGCCAGCCTGTGCATCGGGGGCGGCATGGGCATCGCCATGGTCGTCCGCGCCCGTTAGCCATGCCCATGCCGCTCGCCCGCCTGCTGAACGAGGAATCGTTCGGGTACGCGGGCGAGTCGGCGTCCGGGGCGCTGTCCATGAAGACGATGCGTGGCACGGCGCACTACCGGACCGGGGACGCCCGGCACCGCGTTGGCGGCGAGCAGGCACTGCTCCTGAATGACGGCACCCCCTACCGGGTGGAGGTCGAGCCCGGCACGCGGTCCTTCTGCGTCTTCCTGAACCCGGGTGTCCTGAACCTCGCCCCGCTGGCCGAGGACGCGGGGACTCACCTGCGCTTTCTGGAACGGACGCTGACCCCGCCCCCGCCTGTCTGGACGCTGCTGGAGACGCTGCGGACCCGGCATGAGGCCCGCACGCTGGACCCCCTCGCGCTCGACACCCTGGCCCTGCGGCTGCTCGATCTGCTGGTGGGCGAGGACCGGGAGGCGTGGCGGGCGGCGGACGAGCTTCCGGCCCTTTCCCCCGCGAGGCGGGCCGAACTCGCGCGGCGGCTCTTCCTGGCTCGGGATACGCTCGACGCCCTCGCCCTCGGCCCGGTGGGGCTGGGGGACGCGGCGCGGGCGAGCGGGCTGAGCCCGGCCCACATGGCCCGCGGCTACGCCCGGCTCTTCGGGGAGACGCCCCTCGCCACCGTCACCCGCCGCCGCATGGCCGAGGCGCGCCGGTTGCTGAAAGAGGAGGACTTGCCCGTGGCGGAGGTCACCTGGCGGGTCGGCTACACAAGCGTGACGACCTTCACGGCGGCCTACGCCCGCTGGCACGGCCAGACCCCGGGCCGGGCGCGCAGGATTGGAGAAGTCGAGGACGGACGGCGCCACTAGCATGGACCCATGACCAGCGACGCCACCAACGATCTTTTCGCCGCCATTCACGCGAACAATCTGGAGGGGGTGCGCCTCCTGGTCTCGGCCCAGCTGGAGTTGCTGGAGGCCGTCAGCCCCACCGGCCTCTCCCCGGTCCTGTTCGCCACGTATTACGGGCGCCCGGAGATCATGCGTTTCCTGATCGGGGCGGGAGCGCCGCTCAGCGTGTTTGAGGCCGCCGCGACGGGAGAACTGGCCCCACTGCTTGATCATCTGCAGGCTAATGCTGACCTCGTGAACGCCACCAGCCCGGATGGCTTCAGCCCGCTCGGCCTGGCCGCCTTCTTCGGGCGGGAGGAGGTCGCCACCGAACTTCTCGCTCGCGGAGCCGACGTGAACCGGCCCAGCACGAACGCCATGCACGTCCAACCCCTCCACTCTGCCGCCGCGGGCAACCACACGGCCCTGGCCCTGCGGCTGCTGGCAGCGGGGGCAGATGTGAACGCGGCCCAGCACGGCGGCTTTACCCCGCTGATGAGCGCGGCGCAGAACGGAAATGTGGCGCTGGTGGAGGCGCTCCTCGCGGCGGGGGCTGACCCGGCAGCGACCACCGGGGACGGGCGGAACGCGGCGGCCCTGGCCCGCGAGGAGGGCCACGCGGCGGTGCTGGAGATTCTGAGCGGGACGACCCAGGACGCTGAAGGAACCCGGAATGCGCCGCTCTCCCCCACGCGGGAGACTGGAGCATGAGTGACCATCGCAGGGACCGGGACGGCCGCCCCGACAACGCGCCCGCGGACGGGACGCAGATCAACGAGCTGACGCGCACGCCCGACTACAAGACCGGCTTCCAGACGCCGGACCCCAAGGACGTTCACGAGGAGCACTACACAACCACGCCCGCTGAGGACCGGACGGGCAGCGCCGACCACGGCAAGTACCAGCCGGTGGAAGCACAGGACCCCCGGGAGGTCACCGGTCAGTTTGACCGCCTTGCCACCCGCGACCCGGCGGCGATGGAGCACGCACCTCAGGCCCCCGAGTTCGCGGGCGCCGAGACGGTGGCGGGCATCGGCGTGCAGGACACCACGCTCGGCAGCGGCATCACCGTGGCGGGCGGGCTGGGCACCGAGAGCACCAGTCTGGCAGCGGGCGAGGCGGGGGTGGGCTTGCGCCCCGGCGTGGACCAGAACCCCGGCTACGTCCCCCCCAGCGAGAAGGAGCCGCCCCACTTCCGTGACCGCCCCGGCGACCTTCCCGCAGGTGCTCCCGCTGAGCTTCAGAACGAGGTCGCGGGCGAGGCCGAGAACCACGACCGGCTGTAGGTCCCCTCAGGTATGCGAAAACCCCCACCTTAGCGGTGGGGGTTTTCGCTGGAGTTCCCGGCCCGTTACAGCGAGATCAGGAAGGGGTCCTCCAACGCCTCGCAGATGTACCGGAGGAAGCGCGCGGCGTCCGCACCGTCGATCAGGCGGTGATCGTAGGTCAGGCTCAGGGGCAGCATGTTGCGCGGCTCGAAGCTCCCCGTCTCCTTGTTCCAGACGGGCTCGAAGCCGCCACGCGAGACGCCCAGGATGGCGACTTCCGGCGCGTTCACGATGGGTGTGAAGCCGTACCCGCCGATGCCGCCGAGGTTGGAGATGGTGAAGGTCGCCCCCTGCATCTCGTCGGGCTTGAGTTTGCGCTCGCGCGCCTTGCCCGCCAGTTCGTTCAGCTCCAGCACGATCTCGGTGATGCTCTTGCGGTCGGCGTCCTTGAGCACGGGCACCAGGAGGCCTTGCGGCGTATCGACTGCCACGCCCAGGTTCACGTAGTCCTTGTAGATGACCTGCTGGTTTTCCAGGTCGAGCGAGGCGCCGAACTTGGGGTACTTCCGCAGGGCATTGGCCACGACCTTCATCAGGATGTGGGTCATGGTGAGCTTGCCGCCCGCCTTCTCGACCCGGGCACCGAATTGCTTGCGCGTCTCCTCCATCCGGGTCACGTCCGCCTTGTCGAAGTGCGTGACCATGGGAATGGTCGTCCACGACTGGGTCATGGAGCGCACCGTCGCCTTGCGGATGCCGCTCATGTCCTCGCGGCGCACCGTACCCCATCGCTCGAAGTTGGGGAGGGGGGCGGCAGCCGGGGTGGCGGCAGGGGCCGGAGTCGGGGTGGGGGCAGCGGCGGGCGTGGGTTGGGCCGCCGGGGCCTGCACGCTCGGTGTGCCCGCCGTCCGGCGCACATCTTCCTCGCTGATGCGTCCGGCGATCCCGGTGCCGTGCACGTCGTGGATGTCCACATGCAGTTCGCGGGCCAGGCGACGCACGCTCGGCGCAGCGGGGATCAGCAGGCGGTTGTCATACGCCTGGGTGTTGTACGGCCGCTGGGCACCCGGCACCTGGGTCGCGGGCTGCGCCTCCTGCGGGGTGAGTTGCGTCTCACGTGGCGCGGTGGGCCGCTGGGTGGACAGAGTATCGACCGGGAAGTTGTCCTGCGAAGTGGGAGCCGGGGCGGGCTGGGACGGCTGAGGTTGCGGAGCCGCGCTGGGCTGGGCGCTCGCCGCTGGCTGCTGTCCACCGCCGAGCGTCAGAATCACGCCGCCGACCTTCACCGTGTCGCCCACCTTCACCGCCACGTCCTGCACGGTGCCCGAGGCGTTCGCCGGAACCTCGACGACCGCCTTGTCCGTCTCGATCTCGATGACGGGCTGGCCCTCGCTGATCGTGTCGCCAGCCTTCACGAGCACCGTGACGACCGTTCCCTGCTCGATGTTGTCCCCTACGTCGGGGAGGGTGACCTGGGCGCCGCCCGTCGAGGTGCCCGGCTGGGCAGGAGCGGACGCCACGCCGCTTCCGTCGGAGGTTCCCGCCTGCACCTTCTGGGACTCCACCTGGGCCTGGGCGACCCGGTTGGCGGTTCCCGGATCGTCGGCCACCGTCGGGCTGTCGGGCTCAGCCGCGGGCATCCCGGGCGAGGGCGTCTGCTCCTGGCCGGTGTTGGAGGCGGTGGAGGCCGTGTCCCCACCCCCCGCCAGCGTCAGGATCGTTCCGCCCACGGGCACAGTGTCACCCACCTTGACTCCCACGGCCTCGACCGTGCCACCACTCGTGGCGGGCACCTCGACCACGGCCTTGTCCGTCTCGATCTCAATGATGGGTTGGCCCTCGGCCACGCTGTCGCCGGGCTTGACGAGCACGGTGACGACTGTTCCCTGCTCGATGTTGTCCCCCACGTCGGGGAGTTTCAGTTCAGTGGGCATGCGGGGCGCTCCTTGATGTGAATGAAGGGCCGTCAGCTTTCAGCCATCAGCATAGGCGGCTGACCGCTGAACGCTGATGGCTGAAGGCTTAACGCAGGACCGGCGCTTCCCGCTCCGGGTCGATGCCCAGGTCCGCAATGGCCTTCGCCACCACGTCCCCTTTCACCTTCCCGTCGCGCTGAAGGGCGTACAGGGTGGCGAGGACCACATGCCGCGCGTCCACCTCGAAGAAGTCGCGCAGTTCCTCGCGGGCCTCCGAGCGGCCCCAGCCGTCCGTGCCAAGCGTCCAGACCTTGCGGCTCAGGTGCCCGTTCAGCCCGTCCGCCCCGAGCTTCACGTAGTCGCTGACCGAGACCAGCACGCCGGGCGCGTTCTTCTCGTCCAGTTGCGAGGCGACGTAGCTGACCTTCGGCTCCTCGGTGGGGTGCAGCATATTGCGCCGCTGGGTCAGCAGGGCGTCCTGGTGGAGTTCCTTGTAGCTCGTGACCGACCACACGTCCGCCGCCACGCCGTAGCCCTCCAGCATCTTCACGGCCTCCAGCGCTGCCCCCATGGCGGGGCCACTGGCGAGGAGCTGCGCCCGGAGCTTGGCCTTCGTGTTCTCACTCGCCTGGAAGCGGTACATGCCCCGGATGATCCCCTCCCGGATCTCGTCGTGGCTGCGGCCCTCCGGCATGGGGGGCTGGACCTCGTTCTCGTTGTCGATGGTGACGTAGTAGAACTCCTCGATGTCGTCCACGTACATCCGCTGAATGCCGTGTTCCACGATCACCGCGAGTTCGTACGCGAAGGCCGGGTCGTACACCTTCAGGGTGGGCACCACATACGCCTGGAGAAGAGAGTTGCCATCCTGGTGCTGGAGGCCCTCGCCCGCCAGCGTCGTGCGGCCTGCCGTCGCCCCGAAGAGGAAGCCGCGCGCCCGCTGGTCCCCGGCCGCCCACACCAGGTCACCGATGCGCTGCATGCCGAACATGGAGTAGAAGACGTAGAAGGGGATGGTCGGCACGCCGTGGTTCGCGTAGCTCGTCGCGGCGGCGATCCACGAGGCCATCGCGCCGTCTTCCGTGATGCCCTCTTCGAGCATCTGCCCGTCGGTACTCTCCTTGTAGGCCATCAGCGAGCCGAAGTCGACCGGCTGGTAGGTCTGCCCGCGCGGCGAGTAAATGCCGATGCGGGGCACGAGCGCGTCCATGCCGAAGGTCCGCGCCTCGTCGGGCACAATGGGGACGATCAGCTTGCCGATCTCCTTGTCACGCAGCAGCTTGCTCATGATCTGCACGGCGGCCATCGTGGTGCTCACCGCTCGGCCCTTGCTGCCCGCCGCGAACTCCTCGTAGAACTCACCGGTCGGGACGGTGGGACGGGGGTAGTCCACGATTCGCTCGGGCACGAAGCCGCCGAGTGCCTGGCGCCGTTCGAGCATGTACTTGATCTCGGGCGAGTCGGGGCCAGGGTTGTAGAAGTCTAGGTGCTCGACCTGATCGTCGGTGAGCGGCAGCTCCAGCAGGTCACGCAGGTTCTTCAGCGCCCCGAACTCCAGCTTCTTGACCTGGTGGGCCACGTTGCGCGCCTGCGCCGTCTCGCCCAGGCCGTAGCCCTTCACCGTGCGGGCGATGATGACGGTCGGGCTGCCCGTATGTTCAGTGGCCGCCTTGTAGGCCGCGTAAACCTTCCGCACATCATGCCCGCCGCGGTTGAGGAGTTCGAGGTCTGCGTCCGTCCAGCCCTCGATGAGCTTCTGGAGTTCCGGCGTGTTGAAAAACTTCTCGCGCAGCTCCTTGCCACCGAAGGCCGCGTACCGCTGCGACTCGCCGTCCACCAGCGCCTCGAAGCGCTTGACGATCTCGCCGTTGTAATCGCGGGCCAGCAGCTCGTCCCACTTCGAGTCCCACACGACCTTGATGACGTTCCAGCCCGCGCCGCGGAACAGCGCCTCGAACTCCTGAATCACCTTGGAATTGGCGCGCACCGGGCCGTCCAGCCGCTGAAGGTTCGCGTTCAGCACGAACACGATGTTGTCAAGGTTCTCGTAGGCAGCGAATCTGAGGGCCCCCACTGACTGCGGCTCGTCCATCTCACCGTCGCCCAGGAAGGCCCAGACCTTGGCGTTCCCTTTCGGCTTCAGGCCCCGGTTCTCCAGGTACTTGATAAAGCGGGCCTGGTAGATCGCCTGGATGGGTCCCAGACCCATGCTCACCGTCGGGAACTCCCAGTAATGCGGCATCAGCCAGGGGTGTGGGTAGCTGCTCAGGCCGGGACCGTCCGGGCTCAGCTCGCGCCGGAAGTTGTTGAGCTGCGCCTCGCTGAAACGCCCCTCCAGGAAGGAGCGCGCATAGATGCCGGGGCTCGCGTGCCCCTGGAAGAAGATCAGGTCGCGGTCCTGCCCCGCCCCGTGCCCCCGGAAGAAGTGGTTGAAGCCCACCTCGTACAGTTCGGCGCTGCTCGCGTAGGTAGCGAGGTGCCCGCCGATGCCGTCACTCTTCTTGTTCGCCTTGACGACCATCGCCACGGCGTTCCAGCGGATCGCGTTGCGGATCTTGCGCTCCAGCTCCAGGTTGCCGGGGTACTCGGGCTGCTGGTCCACGTCAATGGAGTTGATGTACGGCGTGTTCTGCTTGAAGAGGATCGGGGCGCCGTGGAAGTAGGCGTAGTGGTCCAGCTCCTCCAGAAGCTGCGCGGCACGGTCGTCGCCCGCATGCGATAGCACGTAGGCGAGCGAGTCGAGCCACTCCTGGGTCTCCACGCTGTTGAGCTTCTCCCGGTCCTGCGGCGGCAATTCGGCACGCGGGGGCATCTTCGTCATGCCGGTAGTCTATGCCCACCCATTCACCGCTTCCAACAGGGCAAAATGAGCCCATTGACCACCGCTGCTGGTGGATGTCTGAAGTCGGAGGAGGCGCCATGCGAAAAGTCGTGTTCCACGCCCAAAGCACCCTGAACGGCCGCATTGCCAACACGCAGGGAACGTTCTGGACCCCCTTCCCCTGGGGCGAGGCAGAGTCGGCGGCCTTCAACCGACATTTCCGCGCGGCCGATACCTGGGTCCTGGGACGAGTGATGTACGAGGCCATCGTGCCCTGGTGGGACGAGGTCGCCTGGGGAACGCCACCCAACGACGCGGCCGACCTTTCACCCCCCGACCTGGAGTTCGCCGCCCTGCAACAGGCGATGCAGAAGGTGGTGTTCTCCAGAACCCTGCCCGACGCCGAGGACCGGACCGTGATTCGCCGCGATCCGGCCGGGTATCTCCTGGCCTTGAAACAGCAGCCGGGCGGCCCCATCTTCCTGTCGTGCGGCCCTGCGCTCCTGGCCGAACTGGCCGCCATGCCCGGGCTGATCGACGAATACCTGCTCGCGGTCCACCCCGCCGTGCTGAGTGAAGGCCCCCGCCTCTTCGACGGCCTCTCCCGCGACCTCGCGCTGCGGCTGCTGGGCGCGGAGGTGTTCGAGGCCGGGGCCGTCCTGCTGCACTACGGGGTGGAGGCAAGCTGAGTGGACTGGAGGGGAAAGGCTCGGTGTATTTCTGGGGCCGGGCAGGAGGGCAACCTGGGGCTGCTACCCCCACCCAACCTCCCCCGCAAGGAGGGAGGAGTGACAGCGCCAAAGCTTCAGCTCTTTGAAAACTGTCTCTTGTGGACGGCCAATCGCCACAAGTGGCTGGTTCTCGCACGGCCTTCACCCGCCTTGCTCGCGCAGCGAGACGGTGGGCACGCGGCTGGGTACACAGCAGGGTCAAACCTTCGTCAGGAGAAACGACCCCAGGCGGGGCGGGCGAGCCCTTTGCCGAGCGCAGCGGGAAGCTCCCCTGCCCCCTCTGGGGGTAGGGGCTGGGGGTGGGGGCAAACAAGGGCAAGATGCCCGGCCCCTCAGATCGTGTCTCTCAGCAAACCGTGCCCCAGCCACCGCATAGAACTCTCGCCCCACATTCAGGCCCTCCTCTTCCAACAAAATCCGAAAGGCCAGCGCAGCAACTCGGCGCACGCCCGCCCCCACCCCCTTTCCCCGGAGAGAATCACGCCATGGAACTCCGCCACCTCCGTCATTTCGTCGCCCTCGCCGAGGAGGAACACTTCGGGCGGGCGGCCGAGCGCGTCTTCGTGGTTCAGCAGGCGCTGTCGAACTCCATCCGCAATCTCGAGGACGAGGTCGGCGTACCCCTCGTGCTGCGAACCACCCGGCGGGTGCAACTGACCCCGGCGGGACAGGAGTTCCTGGAGGGGGCGCGCGCAACGCTGGCCCAGGCGGCGCAGACGGTTGAGCGGGCCCGGCGGGCGGCCCGGGGCGAGGTGGGGCGGCTGACGGTCGGTTTCGTGGGTGGCCTCGCCTTTGGGGGGCTGCCGGAAATCGTGCGGTCCTTCCGCGAGCTGTACCCCAACGTCTCTGTGGACCTGCGCGAACTCACCGCCCAGGAGCAGGAGGCGGCGCTGCGGGGCGGGCAGATTGACGTGGGCCTGATGCTCCTGCCCGTGCGTGACCCCGGACTGGACTCCCGGGCGCTGTGGCGCCAGCCCCTCGTCGCGGCCCTCCCCGCCGGGCATCCCCTGGCCCGCAAACGCAGGCTGAGAATTGGCGACCTTGCGGGCGAACGCTTCGTCTTCTTTCCCCGCCACCTGCGCGCCACCTACTTCGACCAGGTCATGCGCTGGTGCGCCTCCGCTGGCTTCACGCCCAACGTGGTGCAGGAGGCCATCGAGATTCCCACCCTGCTCTCGCTGGTGGCGGCCGGGCTGGGCGTCTTTCTCCCCATCCAGTTCTTCGAGCGACTGTCGCTGCCCGGTGTGGTGTACCGGCCTGTCGACGACGCGCCCCTCATCGACATCGTGGCGGTCTGGCGGCGTGAGGAGGTGGGCGGCGGCCCCATCGTGCGCGCCTTCCTGACGGTGGCGGGGGAGGCTTTAGGCAATCAGACCTAGGCGGGGAACCGGAGGAGGTCCGGGCAAGGGGGAGTATGATGAATTTCACAAAGCGGGCCGGGCACCTGGCACGTCGGCCCCGCTCCAGGGAGGCTCCCCATGCCGGACCAACCCGGGCCGGACGAGACCGCGGCCCTCCAGCCGTCGCTCGCCCCGCCCCCCGTTCCCAGCGCCGCCATCCGCACCCCCGACCAGAAGCTGCGCGTGTTCGTCTCCTCGACCCTCCAGGAACTCGCGGAGGAACGCCGGGCGGCGAGAGCGGCCATCGAGCGGCTGCGCCTCACGCCCGTCATGTTCGAGCTGGGCGCGCGGCCCCACCCGCCCCGCGACCTGTACCGCGCCTACCTCGCGCAGAGCCACGTGTTCGTGGGGCTGTACTG from Deinococcus apachensis DSM 19763 encodes:
- the aceF gene encoding dihydrolipoyllysine-residue acetyltransferase, with the protein product MPTELKLPDVGDNIEQGTVVTVLVKPGDSVAEGQPIIEIETDKAVVEVPATSGGTVEAVGVKVGDTVPVGGTILTLAGGGDTASTASNTGQEQTPSPGMPAAEPDSPTVADDPGTANRVAQAQVESQKVQAGTSDGSGVASAPAQPGTSTGGAQVTLPDVGDNIEQGTVVTVLVKAGDTISEGQPVIEIETDKAVVEVPANASGTVQDVAVKVGDTVKVGGVILTLGGGQQPAASAQPSAAPQPQPSQPAPAPTSQDNFPVDTLSTQRPTAPRETQLTPQEAQPATQVPGAQRPYNTQAYDNRLLIPAAPSVRRLARELHVDIHDVHGTGIAGRISEEDVRRTAGTPSVQAPAAQPTPAAAPTPTPAPAATPAAAPLPNFERWGTVRREDMSGIRKATVRSMTQSWTTIPMVTHFDKADVTRMEETRKQFGARVEKAGGKLTMTHILMKVVANALRKYPKFGASLDLENQQVIYKDYVNLGVAVDTPQGLLVPVLKDADRKSITEIVLELNELAGKARERKLKPDEMQGATFTISNLGGIGGYGFTPIVNAPEVAILGVSRGGFEPVWNKETGSFEPRNMLPLSLTYDHRLIDGADAARFLRYICEALEDPFLISL
- a CDS encoding LysR family transcriptional regulator, which produces MELRHLRHFVALAEEEHFGRAAERVFVVQQALSNSIRNLEDEVGVPLVLRTTRRVQLTPAGQEFLEGARATLAQAAQTVERARRAARGEVGRLTVGFVGGLAFGGLPEIVRSFRELYPNVSVDLRELTAQEQEAALRGGQIDVGLMLLPVRDPGLDSRALWRQPLVAALPAGHPLARKRRLRIGDLAGERFVFFPRHLRATYFDQVMRWCASAGFTPNVVQEAIEIPTLLSLVAAGLGVFLPIQFFERLSLPGVVYRPVDDAPLIDIVAVWRREEVGGGPIVRAFLTVAGEALGNQT
- the aceE gene encoding pyruvate dehydrogenase (acetyl-transferring), homodimeric type; protein product: MTKMPPRAELPPQDREKLNSVETQEWLDSLAYVLSHAGDDRAAQLLEELDHYAYFHGAPILFKQNTPYINSIDVDQQPEYPGNLELERKIRNAIRWNAVAMVVKANKKSDGIGGHLATYASSAELYEVGFNHFFRGHGAGQDRDLIFFQGHASPGIYARSFLEGRFSEAQLNNFRRELSPDGPGLSSYPHPWLMPHYWEFPTVSMGLGPIQAIYQARFIKYLENRGLKPKGNAKVWAFLGDGEMDEPQSVGALRFAAYENLDNIVFVLNANLQRLDGPVRANSKVIQEFEALFRGAGWNVIKVVWDSKWDELLARDYNGEIVKRFEALVDGESQRYAAFGGKELREKFFNTPELQKLIEGWTDADLELLNRGGHDVRKVYAAYKAATEHTGSPTVIIARTVKGYGLGETAQARNVAHQVKKLEFGALKNLRDLLELPLTDDQVEHLDFYNPGPDSPEIKYMLERRQALGGFVPERIVDYPRPTVPTGEFYEEFAAGSKGRAVSTTMAAVQIMSKLLRDKEIGKLIVPIVPDEARTFGMDALVPRIGIYSPRGQTYQPVDFGSLMAYKESTDGQMLEEGITEDGAMASWIAAATSYANHGVPTIPFYVFYSMFGMQRIGDLVWAAGDQRARGFLFGATAGRTTLAGEGLQHQDGNSLLQAYVVPTLKVYDPAFAYELAVIVEHGIQRMYVDDIEEFYYVTIDNENEVQPPMPEGRSHDEIREGIIRGMYRFQASENTKAKLRAQLLASGPAMGAALEAVKMLEGYGVAADVWSVTSYKELHQDALLTQRRNMLHPTEEPKVSYVASQLDEKNAPGVLVSVSDYVKLGADGLNGHLSRKVWTLGTDGWGRSEAREELRDFFEVDARHVVLATLYALQRDGKVKGDVVAKAIADLGIDPEREAPVLR
- a CDS encoding ankyrin repeat domain-containing protein, with product MTSDATNDLFAAIHANNLEGVRLLVSAQLELLEAVSPTGLSPVLFATYYGRPEIMRFLIGAGAPLSVFEAAATGELAPLLDHLQANADLVNATSPDGFSPLGLAAFFGREEVATELLARGADVNRPSTNAMHVQPLHSAAAGNHTALALRLLAAGADVNAAQHGGFTPLMSAAQNGNVALVEALLAAGADPAATTGDGRNAAALAREEGHAAVLEILSGTTQDAEGTRNAPLSPTRETGA
- a CDS encoding dihydrofolate reductase family protein translates to MRKVVFHAQSTLNGRIANTQGTFWTPFPWGEAESAAFNRHFRAADTWVLGRVMYEAIVPWWDEVAWGTPPNDAADLSPPDLEFAALQQAMQKVVFSRTLPDAEDRTVIRRDPAGYLLALKQQPGGPIFLSCGPALLAELAAMPGLIDEYLLAVHPAVLSEGPRLFDGLSRDLALRLLGAEVFEAGAVLLHYGVEAS
- a CDS encoding helix-turn-helix transcriptional regulator, with amino-acid sequence MPLARLLNEESFGYAGESASGALSMKTMRGTAHYRTGDARHRVGGEQALLLNDGTPYRVEVEPGTRSFCVFLNPGVLNLAPLAEDAGTHLRFLERTLTPPPPVWTLLETLRTRHEARTLDPLALDTLALRLLDLLVGEDREAWRAADELPALSPARRAELARRLFLARDTLDALALGPVGLGDAARASGLSPAHMARGYARLFGETPLATVTRRRMAEARRLLKEEDLPVAEVTWRVGYTSVTTFTAAYARWHGQTPGRARRIGEVEDGRRH